Proteins encoded together in one Capricornis sumatraensis isolate serow.1 chromosome 3, serow.2, whole genome shotgun sequence window:
- the LOC138076389 gene encoding uncharacterized protein — MSPGRLPPLEDSSCQAAQDLADSITPRGAQARWGKGPRARPSRGESARRRGPSRRRVCKRVQTAGDRAGRGPNLRGRGEGPAGRGRTPGARPALPFVSVPAAPRTPRRPPPPSSGEKKAAPPEDPGFPAPSSICLDGPRARAPLPPGARRRRIPGPRQARARAPRPARAYLRVPARRSESARRRAAPPPRAPLRAPDGAGAALPPGSAGS; from the exons ATGAGCCCAGGCCGGCTCCCGCCCCTCGAAGACTCCTCCTGCCAGGCCGCCCAGGACCTGGCTGACTCCATCACAC CACGGGGCGCCCAGGCTCGCTGGGGGAAGGGGCCCCGGGCCAGGCCATCCCGAGGAGAGTCCGCGCGGAGAAGGGGCCCCTCCAGAAGACGCGTCTGCAAGCGCGTCCAGACGGCGGGCGATCGGGCGGGGAGGGGGCCGAACCTGCGGGGCCGAGGGGAAGGCCCAGCGGGCCGGGGACGCACCCCGGGGGCCCGGCCTGCCCTGCCCTTTGTCTCCGTCCCCGCCGCCCCGCGGACACCCCGCCGGCCGCCACCTCCCTCCTCCGGGGAGAAAAAAGCCGCCCCTCCAGAGGACCCAGGCTTCCCGGCGCCCTCTTCCATCTGCTTAGACGGCCCCCGGGCCCGGGCCCCACTGCCCCCGGGGGCCCGCCGACGTCGGATCCCCGGCCCCCGCCAGGCCCGCGCCCGCGCGCCCCGCCCGGCCCGCGCCTACCTGCGGGTCCCTGCGCGCCGCTCCGAGTCCGCGCGCCGCCGAGCCGCCCCTCCGCCCCGCGCCCCGCTCCGGGCCCCCGACGGGGCGGGCGCCGCCCTCCCGCCCGGATCCGCTGGGTCCTAA
- the MFAP2 gene encoding microfibrillar-associated protein 2 isoform X1, translated as MRGASLLLLFLPAGLLAQGQYDLDPLPPYPDHVQYAHYSDQTDNPDYYDYPEMTPRPPEEQFQFQSQQQVQQEVIPAPTLEPGTVETEPTEPGPLDCREEQYPCTRLYSIHRPCKQCLNEACFYRRSASGRSAPTRSSCGLTCAVTSSPSAACWPAAACATLWRLLVPGAVGAARGSWSPASLGPPGPA; from the exons ATGAGAGgtgcctccctcctcctgctcttCCTGCCTG CAGGCCTGCTGGCTCAGGGCCAGTATGATCTGGACCCATTGCCTCCGTACCCAGACCACGTGCAGTATGCCCACTACAGCGACCAGACCG ACAATCCAGACTACTATGACTACCCAG AGATGACCCCTCGGCCGCCCGAGGAGCAGTTCCAGTTCCAGTCCCAGCAACAAGTCCAGCAGGAAGTCATCCCAGCCCCCACCTTAG AACCGGGGACTGTGGAGACGGAGCCCACGGAGCCAGGGCCTCTGG ACTGCCGTGAGGAGCAGTACCCGTGCACCCGCCTCTACTCCATACACAGGCCCTGCAAACAGTGTCTCAACGAGGCCTGCTTCTACAG GAGATCTGCGTCCGGACGGTCTGCGCCCACGAGGAGCTCCTGCGGG CTGACCTGTGCCGTGACAAGTTCTCCAAGTGCGGCGTGCTGGCCAGCAGCGGCCTGTGCCACTCTGTGGCGGCTGCTTGTGCCAGGAGCTGTGGGGGCTGCTAGGGGGAGCTGGTCCCCTGCCAGCCTGGGGCCCCCAGGCCCTGCCTGA
- the MFAP2 gene encoding microfibrillar-associated protein 2 isoform X2, giving the protein MRGASLLLLFLPGLLAQGQYDLDPLPPYPDHVQYAHYSDQTDNPDYYDYPEMTPRPPEEQFQFQSQQQVQQEVIPAPTLEPGTVETEPTEPGPLDCREEQYPCTRLYSIHRPCKQCLNEACFYRRSASGRSAPTRSSCGLTCAVTSSPSAACWPAAACATLWRLLVPGAVGAARGSWSPASLGPPGPA; this is encoded by the exons ATGAGAGgtgcctccctcctcctgctcttCCTGCCTG GCCTGCTGGCTCAGGGCCAGTATGATCTGGACCCATTGCCTCCGTACCCAGACCACGTGCAGTATGCCCACTACAGCGACCAGACCG ACAATCCAGACTACTATGACTACCCAG AGATGACCCCTCGGCCGCCCGAGGAGCAGTTCCAGTTCCAGTCCCAGCAACAAGTCCAGCAGGAAGTCATCCCAGCCCCCACCTTAG AACCGGGGACTGTGGAGACGGAGCCCACGGAGCCAGGGCCTCTGG ACTGCCGTGAGGAGCAGTACCCGTGCACCCGCCTCTACTCCATACACAGGCCCTGCAAACAGTGTCTCAACGAGGCCTGCTTCTACAG GAGATCTGCGTCCGGACGGTCTGCGCCCACGAGGAGCTCCTGCGGG CTGACCTGTGCCGTGACAAGTTCTCCAAGTGCGGCGTGCTGGCCAGCAGCGGCCTGTGCCACTCTGTGGCGGCTGCTTGTGCCAGGAGCTGTGGGGGCTGCTAGGGGGAGCTGGTCCCCTGCCAGCCTGGGGCCCCCAGGCCCTGCCTGA
- the MFAP2 gene encoding microfibrillar-associated protein 2 isoform X4, with the protein MRGASLLLLFLPGLLAQGQYDLDPLPPYPDHVQYAHYSDQTDNPDYYDYPEMTPRPPEEQFQFQSQQQVQQEVIPAPTLEPGTVETEPTEPGPLDCREEQYPCTRLYSIHRPCKQCLNEACFYSLRRVYVVNKEICVRTVCAHEELLRADLCRDKFSKCGVLASSGLCHSVAAACARSCGGC; encoded by the exons ATGAGAGgtgcctccctcctcctgctcttCCTGCCTG GCCTGCTGGCTCAGGGCCAGTATGATCTGGACCCATTGCCTCCGTACCCAGACCACGTGCAGTATGCCCACTACAGCGACCAGACCG ACAATCCAGACTACTATGACTACCCAG AGATGACCCCTCGGCCGCCCGAGGAGCAGTTCCAGTTCCAGTCCCAGCAACAAGTCCAGCAGGAAGTCATCCCAGCCCCCACCTTAG AACCGGGGACTGTGGAGACGGAGCCCACGGAGCCAGGGCCTCTGG ACTGCCGTGAGGAGCAGTACCCGTGCACCCGCCTCTACTCCATACACAGGCCCTGCAAACAGTGTCTCAACGAGGCCTGCTTCTACAG CCTCCGCCGCGTATATGTCGTCAATAAGGAGATCTGCGTCCGGACGGTCTGCGCCCACGAGGAGCTCCTGCGGG CTGACCTGTGCCGTGACAAGTTCTCCAAGTGCGGCGTGCTGGCCAGCAGCGGCCTGTGCCACTCTGTGGCGGCTGCTTGTGCCAGGAGCTGTGGGGGCTGCTAG
- the MFAP2 gene encoding microfibrillar-associated protein 2 isoform X3 has protein sequence MRGASLLLLFLPAGLLAQGQYDLDPLPPYPDHVQYAHYSDQTDNPDYYDYPEMTPRPPEEQFQFQSQQQVQQEVIPAPTLEPGTVETEPTEPGPLDCREEQYPCTRLYSIHRPCKQCLNEACFYSLRRVYVVNKEICVRTVCAHEELLRADLCRDKFSKCGVLASSGLCHSVAAACARSCGGC, from the exons ATGAGAGgtgcctccctcctcctgctcttCCTGCCTG CAGGCCTGCTGGCTCAGGGCCAGTATGATCTGGACCCATTGCCTCCGTACCCAGACCACGTGCAGTATGCCCACTACAGCGACCAGACCG ACAATCCAGACTACTATGACTACCCAG AGATGACCCCTCGGCCGCCCGAGGAGCAGTTCCAGTTCCAGTCCCAGCAACAAGTCCAGCAGGAAGTCATCCCAGCCCCCACCTTAG AACCGGGGACTGTGGAGACGGAGCCCACGGAGCCAGGGCCTCTGG ACTGCCGTGAGGAGCAGTACCCGTGCACCCGCCTCTACTCCATACACAGGCCCTGCAAACAGTGTCTCAACGAGGCCTGCTTCTACAG CCTCCGCCGCGTATATGTCGTCAATAAGGAGATCTGCGTCCGGACGGTCTGCGCCCACGAGGAGCTCCTGCGGG CTGACCTGTGCCGTGACAAGTTCTCCAAGTGCGGCGTGCTGGCCAGCAGCGGCCTGTGCCACTCTGTGGCGGCTGCTTGTGCCAGGAGCTGTGGGGGCTGCTAG